AGTAAAAATAGAGAAGTGGAGGAGCAGGCTTTTCAATTGCTCAATCTGTGTTTCACTTGCAGGCATGATAATAACTGTATCATCAGCATACTGAATAACCGGGAAATCAGGGCAAGGGTGATGCTCCAAGGATTTCCTTATCAAGTTGTTATGCATGGCTTCATTGAGAATTGATTGCAAGATGTTTGCTGCCAAAACAAAGAACAAGGGGGATACAAGATCACCCTGTCTGACCCCTCTTTTGCACAAAAACTGCTTCCCAGGAACTCCATTGAGAAGAACAGAAGAATACACAGAGGAAAAAATCATGTTCATCCACATTAGCCACCTTGTACCAAAACCTCTAGCAGTGAGAATATTCCTGATTGTTCAATGCTCGATGAGGTCAAAAGCTGTCTCAAAATCCAGCTTGATTACAATAACTTCCTTCCCAGAGTATTTGCATTGATTGATGTATTCATATGTCCAAGCTAGATAATCCTGAATGGATCTTTATTTTAAGAAGCCATATTGATTGGTATGAACAAGTTTCAGAATAACTGTTTGCAGCCTGTTTGCTAGCAGCTTGGTGATGATTTTGATTGAGTAGTTCAAAAGAGAAATAGGTCTGAAGTCATTGGAGGTCATTGGAGCATCCTTTTTGGTATGAGAGTGATGAATGAAGATTTGATGCTCTGCAAGCTAATTCTGCCATGATAGAAGTCCTCAATCAATGCATAGAAATCTGAAGCAATAATATCACAGCAATGCTTCACAAAGTTGGTGTTGAAGCCATCTGGCCCAGGAGCTTTGTCAGGAGGGAGCTCTTTGATTACATTATCAATCTCTTCTTCAGAAAAAGGAATTTCCAGCATGGAAAAATCCACATCTGTATGAAGTAAACTCTCTAAATTTAGAGGATTGAAAGTTGGGACAGAAGTGTTCAGCCTCTTCTTGAAAGCATGATGGAGAATATTTGCTTTAGAGCTATGATCTTTGAAAGAATTCCCCAACTCATCGTGAAGGCAATCAATATGATTCACTCTGCATTTAATTGTGGCCTTGGCTTTAAAATACTGAGAATTAGCCTCCCCAAACTTTACCCACCGAATAGTGGCCCTCTGCTGCCAGTAAATTTTTTGAAGTTGTAGCAGATGCATGAGATGTTGCTTTAGAAAATTCCTTCCATTGCTTTCAACATCAGTCAGAGTCCTGAAATCTTCAATTGTGTGAAAGAACAAAATTACCTCATTGGTTGCCCTGATTGTGCTGCTCAACTGAGAGATGCTTCTTGCCCAAATCTTCAGAGATTTTCTAAGTCTCTTGAATTTGGCTGTAATTCTATTTGCACTGTCTTGAATATGCAGAGTACTCTCCCAATTTTGCTTGACTATGTCTTCGAATCCCTGAATTTGCAACCAATAATTCTCAAATCTGAAGGTATTTGCCTTGGGAATATGAGTGCCAATCTGAATTAAGCAAGGGATATGATCTGATACTGGTTTAGCCAAAGGAAGAACAACAGTGTGTGGATATTGGGAAGTCCAGGCCTCAAATGTAAAAACCCAATCCAGTTTTTCCAGAAGAGGGGCAGTTTGCATGTTAGTCCAAGTGAAGCTCCTCCCTTTCAGAGGAATTTCCACCAAAGCAAGGGCATTAATAGCCTCATTGAATCTCAGCATATCAGAGAAGTTGCCACCAGATCTGCTCATGTTGCTAGGGTACCTGATGTAATTGAAGTCCCCCATGATAATCCATTGCATGTCATCAGGCATGTAAATGTGCTTAAACCAGTCTAAAAACCTTTCTCTTGCCTCTCCTTGGCAGGGACCATATATGTTGGTGAGAATCCACACCTCTCCAGACATTTTGGAAACAAATTTAATGGATATAGAGAAATCATTAGAGAACACGGTTTCTCCATCAAACAGGCTACCATTCCAAGCCACTAGTAGGCCACCAGAGGCACCGACAGAAGGGAGGCAATCAAATTTATTGATCCTGTTGGGACAAAAATTCTTAAGATATCTCTGATCAAAAGATTCTTTTTTGGTTTCCTAGAGGCAAATAATGTCTGCATTGGCCTCCCCAATTTTATTTCTTAAAGCAAGCCATTTACCACTGTCATTGAGTCCTCTAATATTCCAGTTGACAATATTCCAGTTtctattcatgtaaacaaaacaatAAGCTCTGGATCTGGTATAAAAAAAACTTGCAAGAGCAGCCACTGTCTATGCCACTTGCATAAACAAGCACATCACATGTTCTCAGATAGCAGGGAAGGAACAAGCCCACATAATACAGAGATAAATACAAGCAGAACCAGTATACCAAAGGAGTGCAAACAAGTCTCAGCTGAGAATAAGATCCTGATACATTCCACTCTGACAAAACCTCCCATAGAGCAACAAAGTACCCACATGTAACAAAGAGTCCACTTCTACTTTTGTCCATCTTACACATGATAAAGAACAGAAAGATACTGCTAGAACTGAAGAAACTGGGATCTCCTAGGGCTTGAAGATAGGATTCTTCTTGGACACCCCTTTGTTGACTTGCTTgctttccttcttctttttctgctGGTGCAGCATCTCCTCAGTGCAGACCTTAGCAGCAGCCTTGCAAAAGGAGACAGAGAGATTTTTAACAACCCTGGTTGACAATgcaggaggagaagaagaacaggGAAAgcatgttggggatcgttgcagaaattaaaaaaattctacgcatcaccaagatcaatctatggagtaactagcaacgagagagaggggagtgcatcttcataccattgaagatcgcgagacggaagcgttgcaagaacgcggatgagggagtcgtactcgtagcgattcagatcacggtggattccgatcctagcgccgaacaacgacacctccgcgttcaacgcacgtgtagcccggtgacgtctcccgcaccttgatccagcaaggaggagggagaggttgaggaagagggctccaacagcagcacgacggcgtggtggtgatggagtggcagttctccggcagggcttcgccaagctcacgcggaggaggagaggtgttggggaggggaggggctgcgccttggatgtggtgctgcagccctccctccacccctctatttatagggagaagggggaagggggccggcccctctagatgagatctagaggggggggcggcggccaagggggagggggcttgccccccaagcaaggggggcgccccctttagggttccccccaaccctaggcgcatgggccctaggggggatggcgcccagcccacttaggggctggttcccttccacctacagcccataaggccctccggggcaggtggaccctcccgatggacccccagaacccctccggtggtcccggtacaatactagtatacccccgaatatttccggtgaccgtatgatgacttcccatatataaatcttcacctccggaccattccggaactcctcgtgacgtccgggatctcatccgggactccaaacaacattcggtaatcacatacaaatcttccttataaccctagcgtcatcgaaccttaagtgtgtataccctacgggttcgggaatcatgcagacatgaccgagacagctctctagccaataaccaacagcgagatctggattcccatgttggctcccacatgttccacgatgatctcatcggatgaaccacgatgtcgaggattcaagtaatcccgtatacaattccctttgtcaatcggtacgttacttgcccgagattcgatcgtcggtatcccaatacctcgttcaatctcgttaccggcaagtcactttactcgttccgtaatgcatgatcccgtgactaactacttagtcacatattgagctcattatgatgatgcattaccgagtgggcccagagatacctctccgtcatacggagtgacaaatcccagtctcgatccgtgccaacccaacagacacttttggagatacctgtagtgcacctttatagccacccagttacgttgtgacatttggtacacccaaagcattcctacggtatccgggagttgcacgtctcatggtctaaggaaacgatacttgacattagaaaagctttagcaaatgaactacacgatctagtgctatgcttaggattaggtcttgtccatcacatcattctcctaatgatgtgatccccttatcaatgacatccaatgtccatggtcaggaaaccgtaaccatctattgatcaacgagctagtcaactagaggctcgctagggacatgttatggtctatgtgttcacacatgtattacgatttccggataacacaattatagcataaacaatagacaattatcatgaacaaggaaatataataataaccattttattattgcctctagggcatatttccaacagtctcccacttgcactagagtcaataatctagttacattgtgatgaatcgtacacccatagagttctggtgttgatcatgtttcgcccgtggaagaggtttagtcaacggatctgcgacattcaaatccgtatgcactttacaaatatctatgtctccattttcaacattttcacgaatggagttgaagcgacgcttgatgtgcctagtcttcttgtgaaacctgggctccttggcaagggcaatagctccagtgttgtcacagaagagagtcatcgtccccgatgcattgggaataactcctaggtcggcaatgaactccttcatccagattgcttcatgtgttgcctccgaggctgccatgtactccg
The sequence above is a segment of the Aegilops tauschii subsp. strangulata cultivar AL8/78 chromosome 6, Aet v6.0, whole genome shotgun sequence genome. Coding sequences within it:
- the LOC141026014 gene encoding uncharacterized protein gives rise to the protein MSGEVWILTNIYGPCQGEARERFLDWFKHIYMPDDMQWIIMGDFNYIRYPSNMSRSGGNFSDMLRFNEAINALALVEIPLKGRSFTWTNMQTAPLLEKLDWVFTFEAWTSQYPHTVVLPLAKPVSDHIPCLIQIGTHIPKANTFRFENYWLQIQGFEDIVKQNWESTLHIQDSANRITAKFKRLRKSLKIWARSISQLSSTIRATNEVILFFHTIEDFRTLTDVESNGRNFLKQHLMHLLQLQKIYWQQRATIRWVKFGEANSQYFKAKATIKCRVNHIDCLHDELGNSFKDHSSKANILHHAFKKRLNTSVPTFNPLNLESLLHTDVDFSMLEIPFSEEEIDNVIKELPPDKAPGPDGFNTNFVKHCCDIIASDFYALIEDFYHGRISLQSIKSSFITLIPKRMLQ